Genomic segment of Microthrixaceae bacterium:
AGGTATTGGACGTCGCCGGTGGTGTTGATCTGATAGATCGGCACTCCGCCGGGACCGTGGATCACAAGTGCTGTCTGGGACCCTTGGTGTTCGGCCAACAGCAAGGGCCGCCCTCCCACCATCATCCAGCTGAACTCTTTGCGCCATTCGGCCCCGGTGCCAGTGGTGTTGTCGAGTTGTTTGGCGGTGCGCATGCCGGTGGTGTCGTATTCGTAACGCCACGTCCGGGTCGGGGCCCTGAACACGCCGATCACATCGACCGCCACATCAGTCTGGGTCCACGATCCGATCGTGAACGTCCCGGTATCGGTGAGCGGGATGATCATGGTCGTCGACGCGTGTTGGGCGGGGTCGAACACCACGATCCCACCATCGGGCTCACCCTCTTGTGTGCCGACACCGACGACACCAGCGGCGGTCTGGTCGATCGCAGTCACCGAAACCATCACCGCATTGATATCACCACTCAGCCCGCCCTGGCCGGTGGCCTCCACGTCGACAGGGTCCATTGCTCGAAGCATTCCACACGGGCTTCCATCACAAGTCCCAGCGCCGGTGGTGGTGTCCACAAGGCGGGTGGGGGCATCGAGCAGATTCAAGCCGAGACCGGTGTCGGTTCCGGTGGGGATCTTCCAGTACCCGGTGACCGCAACACGAATACCGGCAGAACCAGCGGTGTGGAGAGTGATCGACCCGTCCGGGGCCAACGGAACAGTCAACACACCAGCAGCCCCGACACTCCCCGCTTCCCACGACTACTCACCCGCTGGGGCGGGGTCATTAGGGGCGACCCGTACGGGGCGCCACCACGCCGACCTGGCCCAGGTGGTCACCGGGCAAATATCCACGCTGCCCGGCGTGATCGAGACCCGCACCAGAATCACATTCAAGTCCTACTCCCGCCACGACCTCAACGCCGTCTGGAGCCTATGCACTGACCAATCAGGCCGAGACCAACCAACTGAGGACATTCGGCGGCAACTGTTTGGCCGCTCCAGCCGTCTCGCGGTACGCGAGTCGACCAACCATTCATTGCAAGCAGCTACCGGACCTCCGCATAGACGCTGAGAAGTAATGAGCCGACGATTAGCAATACCGATAGATTGATAAGAATGAAGAACCCTTTGAATTTGGGTGGACACTCATTCCATGGTCGCCGCTGAGGCGATTCCTTATTCGCGATCCATCCCCGCCAAAGCGTCGTCCAACTAGTCCCCACAATTCTCAGACACGCTGACATGACAATCGTTTGAAAAGACATGACTATTGAAAAGAAAAGTAATATTCCAGCCACCTCTCCGCCTTAATGCGTTAGCAGGTGATTTGCACTTCTGGAATGCGGCTTGCATCCTCCGCGGTTCTCCCATCTGCCCAGCCAGATAGACCGGGGAACCCGAACCCAGCACCCACGGCGCTTGATGCGAGCCCCGCTGCAGCTAAGGGAACCGAAAGTTCTAGAACTTCACGCGCGGCTGCAGATGAGGCTAACGCGCTCGATCCCCAGCCCATTGTGGCTCCGACTCCTCCGAATACAAGGCTTGCGGCGTTGAAGAAACAGGATGCATCAACTCCGTGGCTGCAATCCATGCCCGTCAGTACCGTCTGAATTGTAATGGAAGCCCACGCAAGGTAGTTGGCAAGTCCGGCCGAGGATGATGCAGACGTGGCACCCAATCCGGCGACGCCTCCCATCGCTGCCCACCCACCGAATACGAGCGCTGCTACTCCAATGGCGAAGGCTGCACAACCTGCTGCGGCTCCGGCTGAGCTTCCACAGGTGTCCATGAACCAGCTACCAACAGCGGAGGCAGCGCCCCTAAGGCCGAAGGGGTCGGTTGGGTTGCCTCCTGCGAAACTGTACGGACTGATTCCGATGCTTGAGAGTGGGTGGCTGGAGGTGTATTGGCCGCTTTGGGGGTCATAGAAGCGGGTTCCGGTGTGGATGTAGCCGGTTTCGGTGTCGTGTTGCAGCGACGCGAACCCGACCAATGGCTGTTCGAGCCACCAGTTGCTGTTCGATCCGATCTGACCGTTGGTCTCATAACTGATGGTGTTTCGGGTGGTGCCGTTGGCGTTGGTTGTGAGCCTGGTCGATCCTTGGTGGTCTTGGTGGAGGTACATGACCTCACCGGTTTTGTTGACCTGATAGATCGGCACACCCCCAGGACCGTGCACCACCAACGCGCTCTGTTCACCCGAGTGCTCAGCGAGCAGAAGCGGCCGCCCACCGACCATCAACCACGTGAACTCTCTACGCCACTCGGCACCGGCGCCAGCGGTGTTGTCGAGCTGTTTGGCGGTGCGCATTCCGGTGGTGTCGTATTCGTAACGCCAGGTCCGGGTCGGCGCCCGAAACACCCCGATCACATCGATGGCGACGTCGATTTCGGTCCAGGACCCGATCGTGATGGTTCCGGTGTCGGAGAGGGCGACGATCATGGTGGTGGATGCGTGTTGGGCGGGGTCGAACACCACGATCCCACCATCGAGCTCACCCTCTTGTGTGCCGACACCGACGACACCAGCCGCGGTCGGGTCGATCGCAGTCACCGAAACCATCACCGCAGTGATATCACCACTCAGCCCACCCTGGCCGGTGACCTCCACGTCGACAGGGTTCATCGCTTGCAGCGTCGCACACGGGCTTGCGTCACATGTCCCCGTGCTGTTTGTGGTGTCGACGAGGCGGGTGGGGGCGTCGAGCAGATCCAAGCCGAGACCGGTGTCGGTTCCGGTGGGGATCTTCCAGTACCCAGTGACCGCAACACGAATACTGGTAGGACCAGCGGTGTTGAGGGTGATCGACCCGTCCGGGTTCAACGGAACGGTGAACACACCAGCAGCCCCGACACTCCCCGCCTCCCACGACAACTCACCCGCTGATGCGGCCCCGTTCGGGGCGACCCGAACGTGGCCACCAGTACTGTCTTGGGCCACGATCGACACCGTCACCGCGTTTACACCAACAGCGGGAATGCCGCCGTGACCAGCGGTCGCGATGTCGGTTTCACCAGCAGGCAGGGTCCCGCACGGCGAACCATCACAAGTCCCGACACCCGAGGCCGATTCGGCGGTAACGGCGGGGGTGACAGGCCAGTAGTTCAACGCCGGAACCCACGGGGACGGCGCCCGGAAGTAGCCGACGACATCGACCGACACATCCACCCCAACATCAGAAGCGAGCACGATGGTGCCGTTGGCTGCGACCTTCGCCGTCACCGTCTGAGCCGACGTTTGCCCAGAGTTGAGCGGCAGCGTTCCGGCGGCGGCGTCCCCGGCCGGGTTCACCTCCAACCAGCCATCCGATGTGGTGCCTGACGCGATGATCGACACTGCCACCGCCGTCACCCCCGTGGCGGGGACACCGCCCACACCAGCGACCTTTACCGACACCGGATCACCAGCGGCGATGCGGGCACACGGCGCGCTGTCACAGGTCCCGGTGCCCGCCGCGCTGTCCGCGACGCGGGTGGCGGGGACGGGGACGTATTGGCGGGCGGTGTCGTCTTGCCACGTCGTCGGCAACTCCGCCGAAGTCATGCGGTTCTCGGCATCAAACCCATACGTTGCGGCCGTTCCCGACGGGAACGTCATCGAGGTCCGGTTCCCGCGGGCGTCATAGCCGTAGGTGGTGGCATCAGCGGGTGGGGTCCCACAATCACCGCCCTCAGCAGTTTGCGATGTCCAGCACAGGCGTTGGGCGGGGTCGAACACCTGCAACACCCCATCCGCGTCGACCAGGTTCGTAGCTGCATCAAACCCGAACCCCTCCGTCCCAGTCGAAGTGAGGCGGTCCCGGTCGTCATAGGACCACGACTGGTTCTGGCCAGCGACCACGCCGGTCCCGGTGACGGTGGTGACCTGGCCCTTCAGGTCGCGGGGCCCATACGCGAGCGAGCCGAGCACGGTGGAACCGCGGTTCCAGGACACTCCGACCATCCGATCAGCCCGGTCAAAGTTGTAGACGTCACGGTTCTGTGAGGACACCGGGAACACCGTTTCGGACCAGTTGCTGTTCTCGTCATAGGCGAACGTGGTTAGCCGCCCGGTCCAGTCCGTGACCGACTCCAACCGTCCCGCATCATCGAATTCTCTGGTCACCGGTGTGGACTGGCCGGGGTAGGAGATCGAGGTCAGGTTCGACATGTCATCCCAGCCATAACCCGTGGAACGACCATTCACGTCGGTGTGGGACTTCAACCTGGAACGCTGATCCCACACCCACATCTCAGTATCACCGCCCCGCGAGGCGTGAGTGCGGCGGCCAACCTGGTCATAGACGATCCCCTCCACATCGGGTGTGGCCGGATCGGCGTAGTCGACACCGGTCGGGCGGCCTGCCAAGTCATAGGAGTAGGTGATGCAATCGGTTCGGGGTGCAACACAGGTGCCGCCGGGCTGGGTCACCGACCCGAGGTGGCCCTCATCGTTCCACGTGTAGCCCGTGGTCGCGTTGACTGGGTCGGTCACCGATTCGAGGCGACCTAGCCCGTCATAGTCATAGGTCCATTGGCCGTTCAGTTCGTTCGCGAACCTGGTTCGGCGCCCGTCAGGGTCATACTCGTAGGTCCGTGCCCCTGGACCGGGTGGATCCACCACCTCGAGACGATCCACCTCGTCATACCCGTAGGTGGTGACGTCACCTGTGGTGACCGTGGCTGACAACCCTGTCTCCACCCGAACCATGTTCCCGTTCAGGTCGTAACCGGTCTTCATCCGGTTCCCCAGCGGGTCGGTCTCCTCGATCACCCGCCCGAACGCGTCAGACACCAGCACCGTCTTCCACATCTGCGGGTCAGCACCAGCCAGGTTGCCTTTCGGGGAAACCACCCACTCCAAACGCCCGATCGGGTCATAGCCCATCGACGTCTTGTTCCCCAACGGGTCCGTCACCGACTTCAAATCCCCGGTTCCGGGATCATAGGAATACGCCCAGTGCTGGTTGCGGCTGTCGATCACCTCCACCAGATCATCCCGGTGCACCGGGTCATACACCAACGTCGTGGACGCCTCATCAGGCGTGCCCACCGCGTCGACCACCGTCTCGGGCATCCCATCAGCGTTGTAGCCGACCGTGGAGGTCACCACATTCGCAGTCGAGGGCGGCAACGGGGCCGCGGTCTCCCCCACCGACACCGACGTCACCTGATCAAACAGGTTGTAGGTCCAACGCGTCACCCGCCCCGACGCATCACGGGCCATCTCCCGGTTCCCACGAGCATCGTTGTCGAACACCACCACCCCAGCCGGGCTGGTCAGCTCTTCGCACGCGAAGGTGACCGGATCACGTTCCCACTCGGTCACCTGCTCGAGGGCCGTACCCGGAGCCAGAGTGGTCGACTCGTGCACCCCATGGGAGTTGTAGTGGTCGATACGCCGCATACCCGACGGGAACACAATCGTCGTCGACCCGGGAACCGGAGTGAAATAGTTCAACTCGGTCCGCTGGCCCGCCTCATCAACCTGAGAAACCACCCGCCCCAGATGATCAAAGGTGTTCACAATCTGAGGACCCGACGGTTGATGAACCGGTCGGCGAACCTTCCACAAACGATGCCCAGAATAATATTCGAAAGACCACACCCCACCACCAACATCGGTAAACGAAACCAGATCACCCCACTGGTCATAGTCCAGCGACACAGACCGCACACCGTCAGACACAGTCTCGACACGGCCCGCGTTCCAACTAAACGTCAACCGGCGTTCCGCCTCATCTTCCATGAACACGACCTGGCCGCTGCCATCACGAGAAACCACCGTCTCGTTGCCGAACTGATCCCCCAACCCCACCACACGACCAGCCGCGTCAAACCGGAACACCTCGAAATGATTCCTGGTGAACACCCAACCACCACCCGGAACCGCCGCTAAAGATGCCCGGAACCGGCCCGGCGCCACCCAGCCACCCGAACCATCCGGACCGAAACGAACCGTCGACCCGCCCTCCTGAGTGACCACCCGATCCGCACCAGCCGCAGCCACCTTCATCGTCAACACCGACGACCACCCAAAACCCACCACAGAATCCGACCACGCCGCCGACGAGTTGTAGGCAACCCCAAACCCCAAACCCGCGCCCCGACCATCCACCCCAATACCAGGCAACGGGAAACTGATACTCCCAGTCCGAGTGTCCACTGGGTCAGCCACACCCCGAGACGTACCACACTGATCAACCATCGCCGGATTCGACCCCGCCGTCTCCGAATCATCAAAATCACCCGTCGGACACGCCGGAGCCCCAACCGACCCAACCGGGTCACCGCTCCCATCCGTCAACGAAAAGGTGACCGACCACTCCAAACCCAGGCCCTGGCCGCGCAGACTACGCAACTTGATCGCCACCACCCGTCCAGAAGATCCATGATTCTGAAACCCGGCATAAACAGTTCTCGGCGCAAACTCGACCCACTCCTCAACCCCAGACCCACTGCCCTGGCTCACCAACGTCGAAGATTCAGTGGCCACCAGCGGATCCCCGCTAGAAGGATCGTAAGCCTGGAACCGCGCCTCATACTCACCGTGATTCCGGCTGTACCCGAACTGGGTATGAACCCGACCCTCAACCGTGGCCATCATGCGAGTACCCGCCGGCACCCACACCCCCACAAAAGCCTCCGGCGACCACTGCTGTGTCCCCGGATGAGACACAGACACCCGCTGCGACGAAGTACACCACAACGCCGGCGCACCAACCGCGGAACCACTCCCACCCACCGGCTCCAGTGCATCCACACGATCCGGCACCACCGCCAAACCACCCGCAACCAAACCAACCAGAACCAGACGCCAGATCGCTAGGCGACGGCGAGTTCAACCGGTCATCGCGACAGCGTGATGGTAGTGGTGGGCGGCGGTGGTCCAGCCGAGTGAGCGTCGGGGGATGGTGTTGATGCGGTGGGCGATTCGGTCGAGGTCGGCTTGGGTGTAGATCGAGAGGTCGGTGCCTTTGGGGAGCCAGCGTCGGATAAGGCCGTTGGTGTTCTCGTTGGTTGGGCGTTGCCATGGTTTGTGGGGGTCGCAGAAGTAGATGTCGATTCCGGTGGCTTGGGCGATGGCGGGGTGGTTGGCCATCTCGCTGCCGCGATCCCAGGTGAGGGTCAGTCTCAGCTCGGGTGGGATCGTTTCGAGGGTGGCGGTGAGGGCGTGTTGGGTGCTCAAGGCGGTGTAGGCACAGTTGGGTGTGTCGTGGCGGGCGAGCCACAGGTACCGGGGTTTGCGGTCGACGAGGGTGATGATGGCGGACTGGTTGCGGGCGCCGATGATCTGGTCGCCTTCGAGGTGACCGACCTCTGCCCGTGCCTCGGCGGCGGGTGGGCGGTTGTGGATGATGTTGAACTGGCCGAGAACGCTGGATCGTTGCTGGCTATGGCGTTGACCGGTGTGTCGGCGTCGTGGACGACGGCGGTGCAACATCTTAGACCTTGGTGGGCAGGCCGTGACGTTTCGGGGCGTAGACGCCCTGGTAGATCGTTTCGTGGGAGATGTTGGCGGTATAGCCGTGGAGGCCTTGGGCCAACTCGATCGAGATCGTCATCGGCGAATCTCCGGCCACGAGACGTTTGGTCACCTGCCACGCCAGTTCGGGTTCAGCGACCAGCATCGGTGCTTTTGGTCGCAATCGTGCCTTGTCAGCTCGGACCTGCGCTTTGGTCGCGGTGTACGCGGCTCGGCCACCGTTGCAGGCGATCTCGCGGCCGATCGTGCTGCGATGACGTCCCAGCCCGCGGGCGATACAGGCGTCGGAGTCACCGCGTTCGATCCCAGCGCGGATTTGCTCACGATCAGACGCGGTGAGTGGGTTAGCTGGCATGCTGGGACTCTCCATCGGTTCAGGGTGCTGTGTAGACAGCGGCCATCATGGCCGCCATCACGCTCTGACCGGTGGAGACCCATCACCTCACGGTGTTGCCGTCACCCCTTGAACCCGCCGACCCCTAGCACCAGGCCAGAGAGAGAGAGAGAGAGAGAGCCCGACC
This window contains:
- a CDS encoding IS30 family transposase, whose amino-acid sequence is MLHRRRPRRRHTGQRHSQQRSSVLGQFNIIHNRPPAAEARAEVGHLEGDQIIGARNQSAIITLVDRKPRYLWLARHDTPNCAYTALSTQHALTATLETIPPELRLTLTWDRGSEMANHPAIAQATGIDIYFCDPHKPWQRPTNENTNGLIRRWLPKGTDLSIYTQADLDRIAHRINTIPRRSLGWTTAAHHYHHAVAMTG
- a CDS encoding IS30 family transposase; the encoded protein is MPANPLTASDREQIRAGIERGDSDACIARGLGRHRSTIGREIACNGGRAAYTATKAQVRADKARLRPKAPMLVAEPELAWQVTKRLVAGDSPMTISIELAQGLHGYTANISHETIYQGVYAPKRHGLPTKV